The Saprospiraceae bacterium genome includes the window TTTGTTTTATGAGACGTTTAACAGAAAAAGAAGAACAAATCATGCAGATTCTTTGGCGAATGAAGAAAGCTTTTGTCAAAGAGATATTAGAAGAAATGGAAGAACCAAAGCCTCCTATCACTACCTTGTCCTCCATTGTTCGAAAATTAGAAGGGGAGGGGATGCTGGGGCACGAGGCTTTTGGTAAAACACATCGTTATTATCCTGTCCTGAAAAAAGAGGCCTATCGAAAATCTTTTTTAAAGGATTTGCTAACAAATTATTTTTCTGGAAATCCGGAAATGCTTTTGTCTTACTTTGTAAAAGAAGAAAACCTGAATGCAAATGAGATAGCGCAGCTATTGGAGAGAATTAAGAGGCGCGAAGATTAATTGACTAAATAAATGATGGAAATCAACATTATCCAATATTTATTTGAGGCCAGTATTGGGCTCCTTTCCTTTTACCTGCTCTATTATGTTGCTTTGCGGCAGGAGACTTTTTTCCAATTTAATAGGATCTACCTTTTATTGATGCCATTAATAGCAATGGCCATTCCTTTTTTTAATATCAGTTTGCAGGCTAAAGTTAGCCCAGCAGAGGTAGAAATTTTGTATCCAGTGGTACACCAAGTCAAGCAATTGGAAGAGCAGGTTTGGGGGCAAATAATAGCAAGCGAAAACACTGTTATTAGTTTGCAGATAGGGGATGTTTTGTACTGGATATATTGGTTAGGCGTAGGTTTAATGCTGATGAGACTGGCGAATGGAATAAGTCAATTGATGTGGCGGATAAGTTGTGCTAGAAGCGAAGAAAGGGAAGGTATTACCTATTTACAGACAGAAGAACAGTGTCCGGCATCCTCTTTTTTTAGTTATGTATTTTGGAATAAAGACAGCAAAGATGAAAAGTACAAACTAATCCTGGAGCATGAACTCGTACACGTTCGACAATGGCACAGCCTGGATGTATTGTTAATGGAATGTTGGGTAATCCTCAAATGGTTTAATCCGATAATATACTTGTATCGAAAACACCTGCGACTAATTCATGAATTCATAGCCGACCAATACGTAGTAGAACGAAAAGGCGAACGAATAGCTTACGCCCAATTGATGGTGCAAGCGGGAACGAAAAAAGAAAAACTGACTTTGACCAATAATTTTAATTCCTTAACCAAAATGCGCTTAGTTATGTTAGCAAAACACCAATCTAATCACTGGAAACGATGGAAATACTTGCTAGTGCTACCTACTATTGGCGGACTTATGATGCTTTTTTCCTTTAATATGGCAGTTGAACTTCCAGGAGAAGTGCTTGAGCCTTTAGCCAAGGCAGAAACACTTCTGGAAAAAGTAGTAGAACA containing:
- a CDS encoding BlaI/MecI/CopY family transcriptional regulator encodes the protein MRRLTEKEEQIMQILWRMKKAFVKEILEEMEEPKPPITTLSSIVRKLEGEGMLGHEAFGKTHRYYPVLKKEAYRKSFLKDLLTNYFSGNPEMLLSYFVKEENLNANEIAQLLERIKRRED